Genomic segment of Gammaproteobacteria bacterium:
CCAATGCTTAAGGGCTATAGCAGTTAACAAACGCAGCCAAATGGCTGCGTTTTTGTTTATTGATCAGTGTGAAGGGCTGGCTCATAAACAATCAGTTGATTCATACCGTTTTGCTTAGCTTGTTGCAGCGCGATATCAGCATTTTTAATAATTGAAGCCGCTGAACTGTCGGACTGCCAATGAGTGCAGCAACCGATACTCACCGTAATGTTACCAACATCTTGAGAGTGGCTTGATTGGATATGACTACAGATTTTAATCGCAATACTTGTTAATTTTTCTTGATCAATCGTTGGGTAAATAATTAGAAACTCGTCGCTCGCCCACCGACCAATAATGTTGCTTTGGTTGATGCCTTTTTGCAGTAACAGCGCTAGTCTTTTTAGAATGTTATCGTCGACTTAGTAGTCGAAGTTATCATTGACCAAGATTGAAATAGTCACGACAAGCCAAGCAACGGCTTCAAGTTGATCGTTGTAATAAATAGGGCTAATCGCTGATACCATCCAGCCTAAACCTGCGGGATTTAGATAAGCTTTGGTCCAAACCGTATTGCGCTCAGGATTGTGATTTTGATCGGCAAAGTAGCAAAAATTGTTATCCTTTAGCACTATATCTGGACCAAATTGCGACGGTACATCCGTAATAAAGGAATAAGTTCGATTCATATCGTCGTTTGTGTTCAAGTAGGCTTGCGTGACTATGCTATTGGTATCAACAATACTTTTAAGTAAGGGATCTAGTGGTTCGCTACAGCTAGCTTTGGTATCTATTTTGGTGATTTTGAACAACAGAGGCTCGGCCCACCATTATTAAGATTTATTAGCCTTGCTATAACTCGTTCAGTTGTTGATTGCTCAGTTCCATTAACAGGGAATTTAATGCCATTAATTGGCTTTTCAATAGCTCTAATTACTGCTGTGATTCTGAATCTTGTTGATTTTGTAATTGCTGGATTTGCTGCATGATTTCGCGTATTTGTTGGTTAAGTTCGTCAATAATGTCTGCAATCGAGTTGGTTGAGTCGGTTTCTGTTACTGAAAGGTTGTTTTTCGCTTGATGCTCGGTGAGCTCGCGACCATAAGCATGGCGTTGCGCTTGCGATATTTTTTATTGCCCTTGCCCTTGGGCAGATATGGTAAGGACTGTTGATGCTGTCTCTGGTGAGGTTGGTGCGCTTACTTTAGTAACCGGAACCGGGGTGATATTGCCGTTATTATCTCTGCTAGCATTATGATTTATTGGTGCCGT
This window contains:
- a CDS encoding GGDEF domain-containing protein — translated: MLKRLALLLQKGINQSNIIGRWASDEFLIIYPTIDQEKLTSIAIKICSHIQSSHSQDVGNITVSIGCCTHWQSDSSAASIIKNADIALQQAKQNGMNQLIVYEPALHTDQ